One segment of Fusarium oxysporum f. sp. lycopersici 4287 chromosome 7, whole genome shotgun sequence DNA contains the following:
- a CDS encoding 3-isopropylmalate dehydrogenase translates to MSENKVFRVLILPGDHVGPEIMAEALKVLKIIEASRPDIRFERDTDIVGGCSIDKHGTPVTDAVLEKALASDAVLFGSIGGPEWAGAEPTPESGLLKLRQRLDAFANLRPCEILVPSLVSASPIKAELVAGTKFIVVRENCGGAYFGKKEESEDEASDLWIYSRPEVERLARVSAAVARILHASSEKANDGSKPVVWSADKANVLASGRLWRRATTDIFNKELTDIDLRHQLADSLAMLMVLDPKRFNNSVIHTDNTFGDVLSDISGGITGTLGVLPSASLAGVPGEGSCKGIYEPVHGSAPDISGKNLANPVAQILSLAMMLRYSFLLEKEADAIEQSVAKVLDTKEGGGLEIRTKDLGGSAKCSEVGDAVCEVLKNLLKN, encoded by the coding sequence ATGTCGGAAAACAAAGTATTTCGCGTGCTCATTCTGCCCGGTGACCATGTCGGTCCTGAAATTATGGCTGAGGCCCTCAAAGTTCTGAAAATAATCGAAGCAAGTCGCCCAGATATCCGCTTCGAGCGAGACACAGACATCGTCGGCGGATGCAGTATCGACAAGCACGGCACTCCCGTCACAGACGCTGTCCTCGAAAAAGCCCTAGCCAGCGACGCCGTTCTCTTCGGCAGCATCGGTGGTCCAGAATGGGCAGGCGCCGAACCAACTCCCGAGTCAGGACTCTTGAAGCTGCGTCAACGTCTCGATGCGTTTGCCAACTTGCGTCCCTGCGAGATTCTCGTTCCATCGCTAGTCAGCGCCTCAcccatcaaggctgagcttGTAGCCGGGACAAAGTTCATCGTTGTTCGAGAGAATTGCGGCGGTGCTTACTTtggcaagaaggaagagagtgaagatgaagcttcTGATCTTTGGATCTATTCACGACCTGAGGTTGAAAGATTGGCTCGTGTGAGTGCAGCTGTTGCGAGGATCTTGCACGCGAGCAGTGAGAAGGCGAATGATGGGAGCAAACCTGTTGTTTGGAGCGCAGACAAAGCCAATGTCCTTGCAAGTGGTCGTCTCTGGAGGCGTGCAACTACAGATATTTTCAACAAGGAACTCACCGACATTGATCTCCGCCATCAACTCGCTGATAGTCTCGCCATGTTGATGGTTCTGGATCCGAAGCGCTTCAACAACAGCGTAATCCATACCGACAACACGTTCGGCGACGTGCTCTCCGACATCTCCGGTGGCATCACAGGCACTCTCGGTGTTCTTCCCAGCGCAAGTCTCGCTGGCGTTCCAGGTGAAGGATCCTGCAAGGGGATCTATGAACCCGTTCATGGCAGTGCGCCTGATATCTCGGGCAAGAACCTCGCCAATCCGGTGGCGCAAATATTGAGTTTGGCGATGATGTTGCGATACTCATTTTTGCTGGAGAAAGAGGCCGATGCGATTGAGCAGTCGGTTGCAAAGGTCCTGGATACAAAGGAGGGTGGTGGGTTGGAGATTAGGACTAAGGACCTCGGGGGAAGTGCAAAGTGTAGTGAGGTTGGAGATGCGGTTTGTGAGGTTCTGAAGAATTTGTTGAAGAATTAG
- a CDS encoding acetoacetate decarboxylase yields the protein MVFGSLSVQDDKAIPVFAPPYVSQEPFFFSGMTIIAISYRVQASQIQHLVPQELELEDQPIMTSLFIHYGTSTAGEYNEYVHTVRVKYNNETYDYSIVLVLDNDSAIFAGREIFGYPKIFGRVNFHPSAGSRVTMGNVERPAGRSLVEFEFAPKAPLDMSPGEATPPKVLNLRVIPSTDPATPASREFVAVDMQFEFSERWSGEGSLKFNKGFASTPWANLEVVSYVGSWMGKSKAVLNNKVERFPL from the coding sequence ATGGTTTTCGGATCACTCTCCGTGCAGGACGACAAGGCCATTCCTGTGTTCGCACCACCATACGTCTCCCAAGAACCATTCTTCTTTAGCGGCATGACTATTATCGCCATCTCGTATCGCGTTCAAGCCTCACAGATCCAACACCTTGTGCCCCAGGAACTCGAACTAGAAGACCAACCAATCATGACTTCCTTGTTTATTCACTATGGCACTTCTACCGCGGGTGAATACAACGAATACGTCCACACCGTGCGAGTCAAGTACAACAACGAGACATACGACTATTCCATAGTCCTCGTTCTCGATAATGACAGCGCCATTTTCGCTGGAAGGGAAATCTTCGGATATCCCAAGATCTTTGGAAGGGTTAATTTTCATCCATCAGCTGGGTCGAGAGTCACCATGGGAAACGTGGAGCGTCCTGCAGGAAGGTCTCTCGTCGAGTTTGAGTTTGCGCCAAAAGCGCCTCTTGATATGTCACCAGGAGAAGCGACTCCTCCCAAGGTGTTGAATCTGCGCGTTATCCCGAGTACAGACCCAGCTACGCCTGCGTCGAGGGAGTttgtggctgttgatatgCAGTTTGAATTTAGTGAGAGGTGGAGTGGAGAGGGAAGTCTCAAGTTTAACAAAGGATTTGCGTCGACTCCGTGGGCTAATCTGGAGGTTGTTTCGTATGTTGGGTCTTGGATGGGGAAGAGCAAGGCGGTTCTTAATAACAAGGTTGAGCGCTTCCCTCTCTGA